cacccctggatGGACGAGGTGTGGTTTCTGGTAAAATCTTTATTTCAATTCTTGTCAGCACTTTGTCCCAAATTGTGTCGGCTGCTCACACTAGTCAAGACGTAACTTTCTTCACAACTAAAATGCTTGAAACCTTGCTTGTTGTCGCTTCATTCACAAAATCTTGCTTTCTAATAACAGTCCGATAAACTAAAAACGCCTCAACAGCGCAACCGCTCAGTTTGGTGACGGTGCTGTAGGAGcccaaattctgaaaatttaacctttttttaatataaaaaaaatttttagtaccCGAGGagtgaatatatttttctgagtgactagtttttcaaataatattgggaaaaaatcaaacaaaaatatgacAATACAGTCGATGAGTGCAAGTCGATtcgcctgaaattttcacgtaacttaaaaaattagtaaaaataatttttttgacctACTCGAGTCAAATTGTTGCTCTGACTTTCgtggattttcagcaaaagcTTACAGGTCAAAACAATCGTGGATAAAAAAGTCAGAATATACACGATCTGGAAATAACGCTTACTATTCAATTAACCAGAAAATGAAGACTTACCGTTTTATAAGTTGTCCAATATTGATAAAAGCATAAATTCAGTGAGCAGCTAAGAGTTACGCATCCGTATGGAATATTGAgttcaaaattgcaaaaactatACAAAACTGGATACTCGAAGACACCGTAGCCGATTGCAATGATCGGAATCACCGAGTTCGGGAAGAATGGATGTTTTTGGAGGAATAATATTGGGAAATAAACGGCCTAAATGGAAAGGTTATTGTCATAAAGCACTTTTTCACGCTATAGCCGGTTATGgtctcttcaaaatttgaaatcgattGGCTCAAGATCGAACACTCTACAATGATTTCGAGCAGATTCTGAGCTGTGAGGGATTGTAGTGAGGAGCGGCGTCCCGGTTAGATGTCGGCCGCATACCATATGGATCAGTGGTAAAAAGCTTGCAAAATGAGCAGACAGGCGAGGACCTCTCGGGTTCGACCCTTCTTTAGAGCAAAGGCTCCCATGCCGGCACCAAAACGGCTGCCTCGCGCTGCGAGCCGCGCCTGCTGCGcagaacccgaaaagtgtcggctgcaCCTTTCGCAAAATGTCGTTTGGACGCCAAAGCTTTGATTTTCCGCCATAATGCAGAAATAAGGCGTGAGGCGGGCAGGCGTCGGACTTTGAAACGCCTACCTACCATAGAAGCCCTACGAGCAACACATTctgcagaaaaatcgaaaacaaaaaactcacgacaaatctttcaattgaaattgctAAAGTAATAAGTGATCGGCTAACTCCAATATTTGAGGTGAAAAATCCTATATGAAATACGAAATTGGCAAACTCGGTAGATTCTTTTATATAGACTGCGGATATTCCCATTGATGCTAGATAAACCGCAGTAGTGCTACCAAGAACCacgtccaaaaaaaatcggaaccGGAACAGGGCcatatcgttttttttcctgaaatattGCGGAGTTATCTACGCCTATGATTTGTATTATACAGTGaaacttttctaaataaaaaaaacttggcgTTGACCAGCTGTTCAAAAAGGtacctttcaaaatttttcagaatataaatGTTCATAGCAAATGCGAACAACGACGAAAATACCCCAATTGCAGTGACTATTAAAGCTGAGACATTCATGATAGGCTGATTAtccatttctggaaaattaatattttaaagcaaaaaaaaactgtttgattGAAACCCATTTTATTTAAAtgagcaaaattaaaaaaaaattaaaaaatatatgaacacCAAGGAAGTATCACAAAGGTCTAAAATTCGAAGGCGATTCAATTATCACTGTCTACtggaaaaacactgaaaaacaaCTAACTTGGCAACCTAatgcaatttgaaaatgcgGAACTATATCTAGATTGAAAACACACATAtagtaaaaagaaaattataaacttgATCCCAGTGGAATGCAACTTTTAGTTTTGGATcacaattttaaagaaaaaccgaaattaattaaaaacccAGTGATTTATGtgttttaatagaaaaaaaaacaactcgaGTGGAATTCTGAGAGCAATTAAATGTATAGCTTatgtgtaaaaaataaatcatttattaaaaacttcaaacaatAAATTATTACGTACAATTgttttgtaattatttttttcattttctgaaatactaaaaataaattcgaaaaatttggacatttttctgtgcgtttttcacaattttcgagACCCGTAAAATTGGTTCAAATGTAggtttttgcagaatttctgTGACTATGCATTTTGTTGAAAGTGTgtatctttctgaaaatttttgactggaaaaaaatcaaacatttccagaaaagttGTCTGTGGTAGTTAATGTTAGAAATGACTTTTTTacattataaaacaaaatgtgaaaaaaaaaccccgcTCACGTAAATATGCACGCCTTAAGTTGACCACATCACCCTGAGCggacttttcaaattaatgcTCCGTTTCTTTTTTAACTTCTGTTGTTTTACTACCATCTTTTAAcacctttttcaaaacttaattttatttgttccTGTTGATTTTGGCTTTCCCGAAAAGAATTCATGTTTGAATTTCGCGGGCATGTTGAAAATCTCACGCCTTATGAGGAGCCCGTGTcagataaatttttcaactcttCAATTCTCCACAATTAATCGAattctcatcatttttcattatCGGAGTAAATGATTTGCCGCTGCCGCTGTCGATCATTTACCACGAGAGACTACATTGTTGTCGatgtgtctgcgtctcttatgTACCTAGTTGTCTCTCACCGCCCTCGTTCTCGTCGATACCCACCAATTTGTTTCAATGAGGTTCAATATGTTTGCATTTATTTGCGTTTTTTTGGCTATagacttcttttttttcaatttgcaataaaaaatataaaaatgttccatgtttcagaaaaatgcccaCAAACCCGAATTCTTGTGAGGTGTGCTCATCGTCCTCGAATAGTTCCTGCAATCATTTTGGAGCCAGAACTTGCAAGGTGagtattttaaattgaattttataattatttacgGAAGGTTctcaaactaaaaattttgttttgcaacttttccacacctatttcaataaatatcactttttgaaaaaattgaacctaaaatttttcaggcttGTGCTGCCTTCTTCCGTCGCACCGTATCTATGAAGCTCGACTATCAGTGTATTGACCAACCGGATGCCTGTCGTGTTCATTGTGATTCTCGCgtgatttgccgattttgccggCTCAAAAAGTGCCATGATATTGGTATGAAGCCATTGTGTGAGTTTGtacgaaaacattttgaaaaatgaatcttAAAATCGACAAGAAAATATACTAAAAATATATGGGATATCAAGactaaagtttaaaaaattttcaatgaaaaattttaattgaatttttaaattttttttgttgtgaaaaatttaaaaaaaaatttgaagctttaaaaaatttatccacacttaatattttcaaaaatgtaataatttttcagtggtgaaatcaaaaaacgagCGGAAAAACTACATCCGGATTTCCAAAGGATTAATTCGCAAAAGATCAGTACTCGGCGACAATGTCAAAGAAAATTccgaagaaattcaaaatgatgatgatCCTCAAGAATCGGATGctgaaatggaaaatgaggttttcaaaatccaatttcttaaaaaaaaaaactaaatgaattttttcagtccaCACCAGGACCATCATCAGAACCATCAGAAAATGTATCggctgaaaatcaagaaacagTGACAAAATTCTTGAAACTGGAAGCATCCATGTGTGATCGAAGACGGCTACTGTACGCTGAGACGCCTATCAGTATTGTGCTGGAGAGTGGCAAGGAATGGGTGAGAATTTTGGGTAATGGGCTCAACTAAACATCAAATTTAGCCATACGAAAATGCTCCgctgaaaatgttcgattACAAGTTGAGCCAAGGAATGTCGAAGCACGATTTTGTGATGATCATGGACTACGCGCGTGGTATGCCCGGATTCGACGAGATGAACTATGCAGATAGTGTAAGttggcaaactttttttcttctgaaaaatgcaacttcaattttccaggTCTTCTGCTACCGTCTCGTGTGCGCTGTAGATTTTGTCATCAATTCAGCATACTATACTTATAAGTTAGTacagatttgaaaaatcaacctgaaaattgaattcttgcAGACGAGGAATCGAGCACAACGAGCTCGTCCTGAGCGATGGTACCTTTATCCCAATGGTGCCCACACCATTGACAGGCTACGAGGAGAATGCAAATCTGCTGTTTCAAAGTCAGGACGATCTTATGAAGTTTCGAACTCTGATGCCTCTCATCCTTCATCAGTGGGAAACCTGCGTGCCGTTTGCTCAACTTGCTCCGTCCCATGAGGAATTTTGTCTGCTGAAAGCGATTTGTGTTTGGCATGTTTGTAAGTGGGgtagtttcattttgaaattttgctgtaaattatagaaaatggaCCGTAATGACTgaatacaaatttaaaaaattttttttgaaaatgttgaaaatttttcatttgttttttttttcaattttgaaaacttatgaATTGGGCCAGAAGAcgcaaaaatgtcgaaaatgacgtcattcatttgcgcgggaattcaaatttgattaggtcgtttttgtcagttttgcaaattgcaaatttaaaaaaatcataaaaatatagaaaagcattttttaaattttacctACGGTCTTGCATGTGCGGCAAATGTAAAACAAAACTGTAAATGTCATTGTGAtaatacaactttttgaaatgaaaactaaTATACAGTGCGCGCGCTTGCTATAGGACCCCCCTAAATTTTGGCAGTattgaaaaactccaaatttttcgtggaaaactattatgatatttggaatCAGGGTGTCGAAAAACCTATAATCCCAtgttttcatgaatttatcataaaaattgaaagcacccgaccaatatttcaaaaataagaccGCGCGTTTGCTATAGGACCCCctgaggtttttgaaaattttcaccgaaattctcgattttttgagcttctATGGAAAAACCAAATTCAAAACTGTGTTTAATTACACTTTCAATGAGAAATTGTTCCGATTtataacttttcagaaaaattcaaatttcgattttcactaatttttcgcattttcagaCGTTTAAGCTCGAGAAGAAGCTCACGTACCACTTTTGTGCTTCAACTTTTATCACCTGATTTGAGTAGTAGTTTCGCAGAGTTTCGtaaattttgagctgattAGGACAACTTAAACTCATTTTACAGCACGATTTACGCAAAGCTTTTGCCCTGTTTTCAATGCGCAAGCTTATTATGGGCTCATATCTGAGCTGCCAACTGATAAATCTTTTCTACAGTTATCAGAGTATTTACCTTACACGTTTTGCTAACTGTTTCAGGCATGCAGTCACTGAGAAAAAATTCGCTCAACCATCTGAAGGCGACGAATCGCGAGTTCTCAATTTGCAGTACATTCTCAAGCCTTTTTGTGCTGAGTGAGTTTTCGATCACAGTAGATGGTTGAGCGAATTTTTTCTCAGTGACTGCATGCCTGAAACAGTTAGCAAAACGTGTAAGGTAAATACTCTGATAACTGTAGAAAAGATTTATCAGTTGGCAGCTCAGATATGAGCCCATAATAAGCTTGCGCATTGAAAACAGGGCAAAAGCTTTGCGTAAATCGTGCTGTAAAATGAGTTTAAGTTGTCCTaatcagctcaaaatttaCGAAACTCTGCGAAACTACTATTCAAATCAGGTGATAAAAGTTGAAGCACAAAAGTGGTACGTGAGCTTCTTCTCGAGCTTAAACGtctgaaaatgcgaaaaattagtgaaaatcgaaatttgaatttttctgaaaagttataAATCGGAACAATTTCTCATTGAAAGTGTAATTAAACACAGTTTTGAATTTGGTTTTTCCATagaagctcaaaaaatcgagaatttcggtgaaaattttcaaaaacctcagGGGGTCCTATAGCAAACGCGCggtcttatttttgaaatattggtcgggtgctttcaatttttatgataaattcataaaaacaTGGGATTATAGGTTTTCCGACACCCTGattccaaatatcataatagttttccacgaaaaatttggagtttttcaatACTGCCAAAATTTAGGGGGGTCATATAGCAAGCGCGCGCACTGTAGAAATGTAGGAAAAAGTTCACTTAAGCTgaaagttttacttttttcgctgaaaaatgcaataaagaTCCCAAACAGCCCCCGAAAATCGCCGTTGGTCGTACAAATTTCTACGACAATTTTACGGCAAACGGCAGCTTTCAGGCTCCTTTTGAATTCTATATGGAACAGATCAAGAAAGatcaatactattttttagaGTGAACAGACATTATTCTACGTTTCtatatttaaaagaaattgattATTATCCTAAATTTAACTGTTTTGTAAAAGCTCAGTAAGaagtttttatgttttgttaAAAGCGTAATCTAAACAGTTTCAACACTATTTAAATTCCAGCCTACTATCGCCTCAGCGAGGATGGTCGCCGTATCGCGATTGCTCAACGCAACCGTCTGATCCGGGCTCTTCATCATGTGTGCCACCTTGACAGTGATGATGTTGGAGAACGATTTGGCAACGTTATGATGGCTCTGAACTATATTATGGTAtggtttcaatttaaattgcATTGCTTTGCTAGAAAAACTAACACTTTGCTTAATTTCCCAAAACCAATGTAGATATATCTGTAGAGATTCATTACAGGTGAACATTCGCCACGTGGTCAGCTCATTTGTAATGATCTCCTTTTTCGGCATTATCAACGTAGACAAGTCGATGATATCGTTGACAAGCTTTTGGTACTATTTtagtttatcgaaaaattgcgtTAAAACAAGCAAACAAACAGTTAATTCGCaggaacatggtgcatcgttaCCAGTCCCCCGTGGTTGCGATTTCACCGTGATTAAGCACATATTTCATTCCTAAAGTTACAAATTTCTTTCAGGAACAAATCCGACACGTCAACTGCTCCTTCGTTATGATCTCAATTTTCGGAATCCTCAAAGTGGATAGTCTTATGCTTGATGTGACAAGTTTTTggtgaaatattcaaaatacaaaatccTACGACTAGCTTTATTATTCGAATAAACCAATTTATTAAATgttatttcacaattttttcgatttctcaaAATAACATGTGTACCAAACTGCGGCTTCAAAATTAGCTCGGGATTGGCATTTCTTCGGGAAACTTTGTCATAGAGGTGACGGTGAAGTTGCGGAAAATCAACGAGAGTGAGACTTTCTCTTCGAGTAACTCGAATTTCTGTGCAATGCAATTTCGGGGTCCCGCTGAGAATGGGACGAATGCGAATGGTTCTCGTTCGGCGACTCTCTCTGGGAGAAATGCTCCGGGAAGAACTCGTAGGGTCTCTCGAAATATCTGGCGGCCTCGCTTTGCCAAATTTGCAAGATTCagggaaaaaaagagaaggaatGAGTtcaattctcccaaaattccaaaatttttgtgccaCCCTTTTTTCGCAAGGGTAgtacctgttgaaattggaattcaagacaaaaacccctgtagcgcggcTGGGATGGAATATCTAGATCCAGAAATGTATCcctaatattaaaaaaaatcagcaattttttaccatatcaattctcccaaaattccaaaatttttgtgcaacCCTTTTTTCGCAAGgcgcgtctgaaaattgatatataGGTCCAAAAACGTACCAATaatcttagaaaaaaattccctatccaaatttatgaaaattcccccaaaattccaaaatttttgtaccACCCTTTTTTCGCAAGGGTAGTAgtacctgttgaaattggaattcgacaCAAAAACCCTTCTAGCGCGTCTGTAAATTGAACAACTTGTAGGTCCAGAAaccaataaaatttataaaaaatctagaatccaaatttacgaaaattctcctaaagttccaaaatgtttgtttttgtttttttgtgcctgttatacctgttgaaattgaattctgaaacaaaaacccCTTTTGGCAGAATTGCTATGCCATGCGGtagcttaattttttaaaatattatggGTACATTTTTGGACctaaaaatagattgttataccaaaaaatgttaggACACTTTTTTGCTACTTGAATATAAACAAATATTCTGTTCCAGCTTTTCAGCACAGATTCAGCACCTGTTTAATTACTTTCATACCCCCCTAGAGCGGGTCAGATTGGATATCTTGGTCGCAAAATGTATagcttattatttttcaaaattttcttagcGAACTGCACTAATTCTAGGCCTCTACGACAAAATTGTTTCTTCAGGTTTTCTCAGTCCAGATATACACAGATACACaaataacaaataaatttatcaaatgttatcacaattttcttcgatttcttaACAGAACCTGTGTCCCAAACTGCGGCTTCAAAATTAGCTCGGGAATTGGCATTTCTTCGGGAAATTTTGTCATTGAGGTGACGGTAAAGTTGCGGAAAATCCAGGAGAGCAAGACTTTCTCTTCGAGTAACGCGAATTTTTGTCCGATGCAATTTCGGGGTCCCGCCGAGAATGGGACGAATGCGAATGGTTCTCGTGCGGCGACTCTCTCTGGGGAGAAATGCTCCGGGAAGAACTCATAGGGTCTTTCGAAATATCGGGCGTCCTTCATAATTGTGATAATGTTGATCATACAGTTTATTCCGGCTGGCAGTAGAAGGTCAGGTTTTGTGGCGTGAGCTGGAAAAACATATATAGTGCgcaacgatttttttccggcaaatcggcaaaccggcaacttgtcGGAGAagaatatttctaaaaatcggcaaaccggctaTTTGCCGATCCTAATGCTCtcacatctattttgaaaagtaagcaaactctatgaaaatattcaaagaaaaccggcaaaaaatttcagttttagtgTTTTCGTTTTATAAAAACCcctttaaaaactttgaacaagttgatgttcggcaaacggcaaatcggcaatttgccaaatatcaaacttttcggcaaatcggcaagttgccggaaatgaaaatatcaggcaaatcgggaaaccggcaattcaccgatttgccgaatttgccgaaaaacaaTTCTCGTGAATTGtgattttacacatttttttttggaaatttcagaattcaaaattcaatcgGCGAAATTGCACGCATCCTAATgctcctacatctattttgaaaagtaagcaaattgtatgaaaatattcaaagaaaaccggcaaaaaatttcaaaaaggcacaatTTTAAGTGTTCCCGTCGTATAAAAATCTTTGTTtaacttttggcaaattgatgtttcggaaaaaatatcaaaacttccggcaaatcggcagattgGGATTCCctaatttttagacaaaaaaatttcaaaaaagcaaatttctTCGAAAACTTACGAATTTTAACATCCTCCGTCAATTTCCTCGACACAAATGGTACCGGCGGCGTCATTCGCAGCGTTTCCTTAATACACTGCTCCAAATAAACCATTTTCTGAATATCCTCAGAATTCGGAATCCGCTCGAAATCCTCGCCAAAGATCTCATCCAGCTCGTCATGAACTCTCTGCTGATATTCTGGAAATTGTCCCAAAAACCAGACGGCAAATGTTATCCCGGACGAAGTTGTGTCATGACCTTCGAACATAAACGTGTCGACTTCCTCACGAATTCCCTCATCCGTCAGAATATCCGGATGCTCTTCTTGGGATTTTAGGAGATAATCCAGGAATGCAAGTTTCTTGGTTTCATTTTGCTCAGAGTTGTGAGTTTTGAgttctttttttcgattttcaattacaTCCCGAGTAAAGTCAGTTGTCAATTTTACGTGGCGATTGAACTCGAAGCCATCTCCAAATAGATACCAAATAGGCTTCAGCCAGAATTGgggagctctgaaaattaggatttcaaaaaaagtatccAAAtatatagtgcggcgcggaaccccaaACCTGCCGGTCGCTTCCAAATAATAAAAGCACTGCGTTGCGTACACACCAAGTTACTCGTTTCACgccaagctgcggaaccccgaacgtgtcggccgctcaaAATAACTACCCTTCGCACTTCATTGCACACAAACAGAGGCGCGAGACCCGCATTCCGCGCCTCACTTAGCTGGGAGCCCTACTTTTCATAATTCCAAACGATCTCACTCAGCCTTCGAACTGAATTCACATACTCGTCGTTTGCACCTCGCTGACTAGAAATTGAACAGCCCATtgcagtttctgaaaaaaaaatttttgaaaaataatataggTACCTATCTTACCACAAATAATATCCAAAGCGCATCGCTTTATATAAGGCATGATGTCGAACGAAAACTTGTTGTTCGCTCGCAGCTGGAGCACCTCGACGAGAATTTTTCCCTGAGCACCGAAAATCTTTTGATACTCTTTGAGCACGGCGAAATGAAACGTTTGGGTTAACATTTTCCGGCGTGACCTCCATTTGTCGCCGGtgctggaaataatttttgttaaaaaaatattttgacatgAAAGTTACCTGATTAAAAGACCATCTCCAATCCATTCCTTGAGCTTATTATATTGGcttgattttgaaatgttcacgGAGCTATCAAGgactatctgaaaatttcaaaattttagataactacatagaattcaattttctgtcaaaatctcattttatgtgtgaatttcaaagttttgatagtgaaattcgaattcagcgcCTAGAATCAGGGCTTCCACGGTAGGCAGGtgcggtttcagggcctgacgcctgcctcgAACCTGCGCCTCCTGCCTGCCTCTCGCCTTATTCTGCATAATGGCGAGAAGTCAAAGGCttggtattttttttgcaccggccgacacttttcgggttcaGCGCCACACTATAAATAAAGTGCGGCTCGAGGtggcaggcggaggtcgccgCAAGGCAGGCACGGCCGGTGTTTTGGCGcctacatggaagccctacCTCAAATACTCATTCTCCCCCATTTCCTATCCTTCTAGCTCAAAATCTCAGgttttcgggttactgtagccccacaagtccgcaaacaccgactacagtaccccaaaacacCAGATTTCACGACATTGGCTAAtttctggctgaaaattgatatccaGGGTAAAAAATCAGTACTGAGCTCAAAAATCGTATAGAAAACCCTGAATATTAAGTTTGGGAGTCtgagatttttagattttcaaattttttaaaggtttttttgtcCGAAAAATACAGTCGTCCAAAATAAATCAAACCTTTGCAATCTCCCCTCTCGCAATGTTGACAGCTGGTATTGGTCCCAACCATAACTGAAAACCCAATTTCACACTGAAACTTCAACATTTACCGCTACCTTCAACACACCACAGTTATCCGGAGCCAGTGTGTACTCGCTGAACCATGCCTGGGCTTGGTATAccatttctaaaatatttaaaagtgttaagtatataaaaattagttCCTACCAACAGGATCCTTTTTGAAATACCAAAGTGTTCCGAAAATCAGAACCGCCGGGGGACCcctcaactttttgaattctcgCGTACAAATCTTCCGAACATGCAAAAACTGCAGAATATCAtctttttgccggaaaatcaAATAGGCAAAGTAGGTGAGTAGTAGAACAAGGGCTGCTGCCAACATTTGTTATCAGTTGTATATATTATCACATGTGCTTTTATACGTTCATTACTTATTTACAGATGGACAATTTCATGAGTTTAATGTGGTGGGTATAGTCTAGTCAAGTTGATGTCTAAATTACACGTGTCGCTTTTTGAGAATTGCATCAAATTTCCGTGGAGCCACGTTCAGCAAACTCTCCTTCACCAGAGATGGAGGACCCGAGGACGCTGGTGAAACCTGCAACAGGTACGTAAAATTTCATATGATTTCGGTAGAACGGGGTGCCAGGccgtcccattacggtttgatctacaaaaaatgcgggaactttttgtccaaaaatatgtgacgtcagcacgttcttaaccatacgaaatcagttgagaactctgcgcattttttgtagatcaacgtagatcaagccgaaatgagacactctgacaccacctGCGGTAGGGCTTTTATGTGAGTCGGCGCTTCACGCCTAGCTGTGCATTTTGGCGTGAACTCCGGTGTTTGCGTAGTGAGAATTTACGGCTGCACTAAGTAGTTGTCTGTTGTGCGCAACGTGGTGCGAAAGGTAGTTATTTGAAAGCGGCCGACAAGTTCGGGGTTCGCTTCACAGGCCGGCGAAGGAGCCTCCACGGCGCCCACAAGGAAGACCTAGATTTCGGAAACCCTACCTGATATCGATTGAAAAAGTTGGACATGAAAATGAACATCTCCATCCGAGCAAGTCCTTCGCCGAGGCATTGTCGTTTGCCAACTGAGAACGGCACGAATTCCTAGATCTTTCTGAGCTTCCCATTAGCATCTAAGAATCTCTCCGGGTTGAATGCATATGGGTCTgggaaaacctgaaatttaatttttataaaaaaattttataaaaaagatCAAGTCTCACCTTATCATCTAGCATAATCGCACTGATCTGGGGAATTACACCGGTGCCCTTCTTCACCGTAATCCCATTTATTACAGTATCTCTTGAAGTACTGTGGATCTGGTTGATCGGGACAATATTCGCGCATCGTTGAGATTCATTGATCACCGCATTCAAGTAGGGAAGGTTGTTCTTATCATCGTTCGTGATCAACCTATCACTCCCGATCACCTCATCCAGCTCTTTGTGCAATTTCCGCTGAACATCTGGATAGTTCAGAACATGTCCGACAATCCATGTCAGTGTGATGTGTGTTGTGGAGAGCCCGGCGAACCAGAGATCAAAGCATGTGTTGGAGAGCTGCTTCGTAGAGAACAGCTCGAATTCTCCTTGAGCTTCTTGTTTTCGCTGCTCTTTGAGGTAGGCTTCTGCGTAGTCCAGGCTTTCCTCAGAGTCAAAGTCTATTTTGGAGCGGTGCTCTTCGATTTGGTGATTGAAGAACTTGTAAAAGTCCACTGTGAACTCTGCGAGTCTGGAAGATATGGGTTTTagcagaacaaaaaaaaggttgCGTGTATGGGCCGTCATCTCCGGGTTCCGCGACACGCACAGGCAAACATaatgcggcgcggaacccggGAGATGTCGGGTCATATTGCCCCGTGAGTTTGGGATTTGtgtaaaaaacttacaaatctTCCACAGATTTTCCTGGCAGGTGCTTGCCAATAGCTGGCGCGAAAAATTGCACATAAACCTTGAAAGTTGTGAAGGCGGTCTCCTGGAACTCCATCAATGccttcaactttttcagctcCCCTTCTCTCTCCTTATCGAATCGATATCCAAATATAAGCTGATTGATCACATTGGCAGCCGCGTTATACAAAACCACCGGAAGATTTTGCTCTTTTCCAAGGTTTGCATCAAACTTCGCAAACATGTCCTGCACTTCAATCAGCATTTTCTCCTGTAACAGATTTTTTCCCAAGCCGAAGTCTCGGAAACTGGAGAGAGCAAATCGTCGGTGAGTGCTCCACACATGACCATTGGTGTCCACTACGCCGTAGTTCCCACCACGGAATTGATCTTGGAAGGGCTGGCGAATTTTGTCGG
This is a stretch of genomic DNA from Caenorhabditis elegans chromosome V. It encodes these proteins:
- the srbc-42 gene encoding Serpentine Receptor, class BC (Class B-like) (Predicted) codes for the protein MDNQPIMNVSALIVTAIGVFSSLFAFAMNIYILKNFERKKNDMALFRFRFFLDVVLGSTTAVYLASMGISAVYIKESTEFANFVFHIGFFTSNIGVSRSLITLAISIERFVAVYFPILFLQKHPFFPNSVIPIIAIGYGVFEYPVLYSFCNFELNIPYGCVTLSCSLNLCFYQYWTTYKTIVYILTFLSTIVLTCKLLLKIHESQSNNLTRANRLALIDCIVIFLFDFFPILFEKLVTQKNIFTPRNLGSYSTVTKLSGCAVEAFLVYRTVIRKQDFVNEATTSKVSSILVVKKVTS
- the nhr-13 gene encoding Nuclear hormone receptor family member nhr-13 (Confirmed by transcript evidence), producing the protein MPTNPNSCEVCSSSSNSSCNHFGARTCKACAAFFRRTVSMKLDYQCIDQPDACRVHCDSRVICRFCRLKKCHDIGMKPLLVKSKNERKNYIRISKGLIRKRSVLGDNVKENSEEIQNDDDPQESDAEMENESTPGPSSEPSENVSAENQETVTKFLKLEASMCDRRRLLYAETPISIVLESGKEWPYENAPLKMFDYKLSQGMSKHDFVMIMDYARGMPGFDEMNYADSVFCYRLVCAVDFVINSAYYTYKRGIEHNELVLSDGTFIPMVPTPLTGYEENANLLFQSQDDLMKFRTLMPLILHQWETCVPFAQLAPSHEEFCLLKAICVWHVSYYRLSEDGRRIAIAQRNRLIRALHHVCHLDSDDVGERFGNVMMALNYIMVNIRHVVSSFVMISFFGIINVDKSMISLTSFWNKSDTSTAPSL
- the nhr-13 gene encoding Nuclear hormone receptor family member nhr-13 (Confirmed by transcript evidence), which gives rise to MPTNPNSCEVCSSSSNSSCNHFGARTCKACAAFFRRTVSMKLDYQCIDQPDACRVHCDSRVICRFCRLKKCHDIGMKPLLVKSKNERKNYIRISKGLIRKRSVLGDNVKENSEEIQNDDDPQESDAEMENESTPGPSSEPSENVSAENQETVTKFLKLEASMCDRRRLLYAETPISIVLESGKEWPYENAPLKMFDYKLSQGMSKHDFVMIMDYARGMPGFDEMNYADSVFCYRLVCAVDFVINSAYYTYKRGIEHNELVLSDGTFIPMVPTPLTGYEENANLLFQSQDDLMKFRTLMPLILHQWETCVPFAQLAPSHEEFCLLKAICVWHVSYYRLSEDGRRIAIAQRNRLIRALHHVCHLDSDDVGERFGNVMMALNYIMEQIRHVNCSFVMISIFGILKVDSLMLDVTSFW
- the cyp-32B1 gene encoding Cytochrome P450 4c3 (Confirmed by transcript evidence), with the translated sequence MLAAALVLLLTYFAYLIFRQKDDILQFLHVRKICTREFKKLRGPPAVLIFGTLWYFKKDPVEMVYQAQAWFSEYTLAPDNCGVLKLWLGPIPAVNIARGEIAKIVLDSSVNISKSSQYNKLKEWIGDGLLISTGDKWRSRRKMLTQTFHFAVLKEYQKIFGAQGKILVEVLQLRANNKFSFDIMPYIKRCALDIICETAMGCSISSQRGANDEYVNSVRRLSEIVWNYEKAPQFWLKPIWYLFGDGFEFNRHVKLTTDFTRDVIENRKKELKTHNSEQNETKKLAFLDYLLKSQEEHPDILTDEGIREEVDTFMFEGHDTTSSGITFAVWFLGQFPEYQQRVHDELDEIFGEDFERIPNSEDIQKMVYLEQCIKETLRMTPPVPFVSRKLTEDVKIPHATKPDLLLPAGINCMINIITIMKDARYFERPYEFFPEHFSPERVAAREPFAFVPFSAGPRNCIGQKFALLEEKVLLSWIFRNFTVTSMTKFPEEMPIPELILKPQFGTQVLLRNRRKL